A genomic window from Yarrowia lipolytica chromosome 1D, complete sequence includes:
- a CDS encoding uncharacterized protein (Compare to YALI0D21494g, similar to DEHA0G23408g Debaryomyces hansenii, similar to Saccharomyces cerevisiae ELP6 (YMR312W); ancestral locus Anc_5.3) gives MTTFNDFGIFAGEKLIEDRTFGLVTATNDVNGSWILTQFVKRLGRHDKVILITSMNDEEFYIEALRRQGIKLQALPNVRIVSLLGKNPENLCQYADKDAVVILENPDLWSAEGSMEVQDMVKTIFQIQQVSKAVICLIQADSPLLETDSSLLATNHTNLGIQLLHQTNYIITLRPLPTGRAEDVTGTLHVSRGTRPTNVTVDEKEYLYFIKGEQVKITPR, from the coding sequence ATGACGACCTTCAACGACTTTGGCATTTTTGCGGGTGAAAAGCTGATTGAAGACCGCACCTTTGGCCTGGTAACCGCCACCAACGATGTCAACGGCTCCTGGATCCTCACACAGTTTGTGAAGCGACTGGGACGCCATGACAAGGTGATACTCATCACCAGCATGAACGACGAGGAATTCTACATTGAGGCTCTCAGACGCCAGGGAATCAAGCTGCAGGCGCTGCCCAATGTGAGAATTGTGTCGCTGCTGGGCAAGAACCCCGAAAACCTGTGCCAGTACGCGGACAAGGACGCTGTCGTGATTTTGGAGAACCCCGATCTGTGGTCTGCAGAAGGTTCCATGGAAGTCCAGGACATGGTCAAGACGATATTCCAGATTCAGCAGGTATCCAAGGCCGTCATTTGCTTGATACAGGCCGATTCACCTCTTTTGGAAACTGACTCCTCTCTGTTGGCTACCAACCACACCAATCTCGGAATCCAGTTATTGCACCAGACGAACTACATTATCACCCTGAGACCGCTGCCTACTGGACGAGCCGAAGATGTAACCGGTACTCTGCATGTGTCTAGGGGTACCAGGCCGACCAACGTGactgtcgacgagaaggagtaTCTCTACTTTATCAAGGGTGAACAGGTCAAAATTACTCCCAGATAA